A single region of the Devosia sp. FJ2-5-3 genome encodes:
- a CDS encoding Glu/Leu/Phe/Val dehydrogenase, with the protein MTEDTLLDRALIRLEEAASHLQIDQDVIEKLKYPRETTKTRLLIRMDDGSRKSFLAWRCRYDDTRGPTKGGIRFHPDSNIEEVETLAFWMTFKCAVMNLPYGGGKGAVRVDPRTLSKTELERLSRAYMQAFASTVGPDRDIPAPDVYTNAMIMGWMSDEYNQITGSVSPAVITGKPIALGGSLGRNDATARGGFYLVRHLASELGLARDHTVAIQGFGNAGQFYAQLTASDGNKVVAVSDSAGAIHKADGLDVAKLIAGKTAGKRVADLAAELGATVIAADDLISVEADLLVPAALEEMITVDNAGSIKAKVVLELANGPVTADADKVLAQNGVVVLPDILANAGGVTVSYFEWVQNRQGFYWDLEEIHARLKKMMEREGRAVWDIAKERDVSVRSAAYIHALGRLATAIEAHGTQPFFAG; encoded by the coding sequence ATGACAGAAGACACCCTGCTAGACCGCGCGCTTATTCGCCTTGAAGAAGCTGCAAGCCATCTTCAGATCGACCAGGATGTCATCGAGAAACTCAAATACCCGCGCGAAACCACCAAGACCCGTCTGCTGATCCGCATGGATGACGGCTCGCGCAAGTCGTTCCTGGCCTGGCGCTGCCGCTATGACGATACCCGCGGCCCGACCAAGGGCGGCATCCGCTTCCATCCTGACAGCAATATCGAGGAAGTCGAGACGCTCGCCTTCTGGATGACCTTCAAATGCGCGGTGATGAACCTGCCCTATGGTGGCGGCAAGGGTGCCGTGCGCGTTGATCCGCGCACCCTGTCCAAGACCGAGCTGGAGCGCCTGTCGCGCGCCTATATGCAGGCCTTCGCCTCCACGGTCGGCCCCGATCGCGATATTCCCGCGCCCGACGTCTACACCAACGCCATGATCATGGGCTGGATGTCCGACGAATACAACCAGATCACCGGCTCGGTCTCCCCCGCCGTCATCACCGGCAAGCCGATCGCCCTTGGCGGTTCGCTCGGCCGCAATGACGCCACCGCGCGCGGCGGCTTCTACCTGGTCCGTCACCTCGCCAGCGAACTGGGTCTTGCGCGCGACCACACCGTCGCCATCCAGGGTTTCGGCAATGCCGGCCAGTTCTATGCCCAGCTGACCGCTTCGGACGGTAACAAGGTCGTCGCCGTCTCCGACTCGGCCGGCGCCATCCACAAGGCTGACGGTCTCGACGTCGCCAAGCTGATCGCCGGCAAGACGGCCGGCAAGCGCGTGGCCGACCTCGCCGCCGAACTGGGCGCGACCGTGATCGCCGCCGACGACCTGATTTCGGTGGAAGCCGATTTGCTGGTGCCCGCTGCGCTGGAAGAAATGATCACCGTCGACAATGCCGGTTCGATCAAGGCCAAGGTCGTCCTCGAGCTGGCCAATGGCCCCGTCACTGCCGATGCGGACAAGGTTCTGGCCCAGAACGGCGTTGTCGTGCTGCCCGATATCCTGGCCAATGCCGGTGGCGTCACCGTTTCCTACTTCGAATGGGTGCAGAACCGTCAGGGCTTCTATTGGGACCTCGAAGAGATCCATGCCCGCCTCAAGAAGATGATGGAACGCGAAGGCCGCGCCGTGTGGGATATCGCCAAGGAGCGCGACGTTTCGGTTCGCTCCGCTGCCTATATCCACGCGCTGGGCCGTCTTGCCACAGCCATTGAAGCGCACGGCACCCAGCCCTTCTTCGCCGGCTGA
- a CDS encoding nucleoside diphosphate kinase regulator, whose amino-acid sequence MTLSLPLPEIRITSDDYTRVSVLAEQAVRAMPQVSAYLERELNRADICDPWDVAGVSMGQRVMFRLDDAPQVRLGRLAYPNRLLGERGNVPILGAVGAALIGMHRNSTIEWLDGGQVRTLTVLDYGW is encoded by the coding sequence GTGACGCTCTCTTTGCCCTTGCCAGAAATTCGTATCACCTCAGACGATTACACGCGCGTATCCGTCCTGGCCGAGCAGGCCGTGCGGGCCATGCCGCAGGTGTCGGCCTATCTCGAGCGGGAGCTCAACCGCGCCGATATCTGCGATCCCTGGGATGTTGCCGGTGTTTCGATGGGCCAAAGAGTGATGTTTCGGCTCGATGATGCGCCCCAGGTGCGGCTCGGTCGGCTGGCCTATCCCAACCGGCTGCTGGGCGAGCGGGGCAATGTGCCTATTCTCGGTGCGGTGGGGGCCGCGCTGATCGGTATGCACCGCAATTCCACAATCGAATGGCTCGATGGCGGCCAGGTCCGCACCCTCACCGTGCTCGATTACGGCTGGTAG
- a CDS encoding methyl-accepting chemotaxis protein yields the protein MRIRGKLLTIVAVMGIVSALITGMGLYIVQEYGQQIDRLDNASKRALSGEKLNRLVTAVVMDSRGIYVSADTAAAAQFADGIMTHLDNIDLVLEGWKPLLAPSDLPGFEAMAERAAEFRAFRTETARLGRDVDPAAANRLGNNEANRANRKAFQTEIDAIVTTDVERFSQIQSEIAGFQTAMQTMLLLAAGLGIAAGTAGALYMGTRQMSRPIGLLTLAMRDLADGKFETEVPGAERKDEIGEMAAAVQVFKENGIRIANMSAEEQARALRTAARAKVMEDFQGEFDTVVAAAMAGDFSHAINGQFDDSDITRIARNFNAMVQSIRHGLDDATSVLSALADTDLSQRMEGDHKGAFLKLKTDMNRVAETLSDVVTRLRATSRGVKTATGEILAGANDLSERTTRQAATIEETSAAIEQLAVTVTENAKRAQDGTVTAEAVTNAALQGGQVMKQATEAMDRISSSSSKISNIIGMIDDIAFQTNLLALNASVEAARAGDAGKGFAVVAVEVRRLAQSSAEASSEIKALIEQSAAEVSGGTRLVGDAAAKLEAMLEAVRTNSALMSDIARESSQQAAAIEEVTVAVRQMDEMTQHNAALVEETNAAIEQTEARANELDKIVEVFRLNETNDWAETASSLRSAPRKPVPARPAQTKPAKAAYLSQGNAAISADWSEF from the coding sequence ATGCGTATACGCGGTAAACTCCTCACCATTGTCGCGGTGATGGGAATCGTCTCGGCCCTCATCACTGGCATGGGGCTCTACATCGTCCAGGAATACGGCCAGCAGATTGACCGCCTCGACAACGCCTCCAAGCGCGCCCTGTCCGGAGAAAAACTCAACCGTCTCGTGACCGCCGTGGTCATGGATTCCCGCGGCATCTATGTTTCGGCCGACACTGCGGCGGCCGCCCAGTTCGCCGATGGGATCATGACCCATCTGGACAATATCGACCTCGTCCTCGAGGGCTGGAAGCCCCTGCTGGCGCCCAGCGATTTGCCGGGCTTCGAGGCCATGGCCGAGCGCGCCGCCGAGTTCCGCGCCTTCCGCACCGAAACGGCGCGCCTTGGCCGCGACGTCGACCCGGCCGCAGCCAATCGCCTGGGCAATAACGAGGCAAACCGGGCCAATCGCAAGGCCTTCCAGACCGAGATCGACGCCATCGTCACCACCGACGTCGAACGTTTTTCCCAGATCCAGTCGGAAATCGCCGGCTTCCAGACAGCCATGCAGACCATGCTGCTGCTCGCTGCAGGCCTCGGCATCGCGGCCGGCACTGCGGGCGCCCTCTATATGGGTACGCGCCAGATGAGCCGCCCGATCGGGCTGCTGACCCTGGCCATGCGCGACCTGGCCGACGGCAAGTTCGAGACCGAAGTTCCGGGCGCCGAACGCAAGGACGAAATCGGCGAGATGGCCGCAGCCGTGCAGGTGTTCAAGGAAAACGGCATCCGCATCGCCAATATGAGCGCCGAGGAACAGGCCCGCGCCCTGCGCACCGCCGCCCGCGCCAAGGTGATGGAAGACTTCCAGGGCGAATTCGACACTGTCGTGGCCGCCGCCATGGCCGGCGATTTCTCGCACGCCATCAATGGCCAGTTCGACGACAGCGACATCACCCGCATTGCGCGCAATTTCAACGCCATGGTGCAGAGCATTCGCCATGGCCTCGACGACGCGACCTCGGTGTTGTCGGCACTTGCCGATACCGACCTCAGCCAGCGCATGGAAGGGGACCATAAGGGCGCCTTCCTCAAGCTCAAGACCGACATGAACCGTGTGGCCGAAACCCTTTCGGACGTGGTGACACGGCTACGGGCGACCTCGCGCGGGGTCAAGACCGCCACCGGGGAAATCCTGGCAGGCGCCAATGATCTGTCCGAGCGCACCACGCGCCAGGCCGCCACGATCGAGGAAACCTCGGCCGCCATCGAGCAGCTGGCCGTTACGGTGACTGAGAACGCCAAGCGCGCCCAGGACGGCACGGTAACCGCCGAGGCGGTGACCAATGCCGCGCTGCAGGGCGGCCAGGTGATGAAGCAGGCGACCGAGGCCATGGACCGGATTTCGTCCTCGTCCTCGAAAATCTCCAACATCATCGGCATGATCGATGACATTGCCTTCCAGACCAACCTCCTGGCGCTCAACGCTTCGGTGGAAGCGGCCCGTGCCGGCGACGCCGGCAAGGGTTTTGCCGTGGTTGCGGTCGAAGTGCGGCGCCTCGCCCAGTCTTCGGCGGAGGCCTCCTCGGAAATAAAGGCACTCATCGAACAGAGCGCCGCCGAGGTCAGCGGCGGCACGCGCCTCGTTGGCGATGCCGCGGCAAAGCTCGAAGCCATGCTCGAAGCGGTGCGCACCAACAGCGCGCTGATGTCCGACATTGCGCGCGAAAGCAGCCAGCAGGCAGCGGCCATCGAAGAAGTGACCGTGGCCGTGCGTCAGATGGATGAAATGACCCAGCACAATGCGGCGCTGGTGGAAGAAACCAATGCCGCCATCGAGCAGACCGAGGCTCGCGCCAACGAGCTGGACAAGATCGTGGAAGTGTTCCGCCTCAACGAGACGAATGACTGGGCGGAAACAGCCTCGAGCCTGCGCAGCGCCCCCCGCAAGCCAGTGCCGGCAAGGCCCGCGCAGACAAAGCCCGCCAAGGCCGCCTATCTCAGTCAGGGCAATGCGGCGATCTCAGCCGACTGGAGCGAGTTTTAG
- a CDS encoding copper homeostasis protein CutC produces MAMILIEICVDDAQGLAAAIAGGADRVELCSTLEMGGLTPAPGLMALAGKAPIRSRAMIRHRPGDFVLDKADIATMRGDIAASRQAGLEGVVLGASLADGRLDLEALKNLVGAAGDMGKTLHRAIDLVPDMAEAVEQAIALGFDTILTSGRAPSALEGLDDIALAHKIAAGRITIMPGSGVDHTNATHILARAPLEALHASCSEPARAASVPAARLGFSSPQRRSTSPAKVSALKAISAAAK; encoded by the coding sequence ATCGCCATGATCCTGATTGAAATCTGCGTCGACGACGCGCAGGGCCTTGCCGCGGCCATTGCCGGTGGCGCCGACCGCGTCGAATTGTGCTCGACCCTCGAAATGGGCGGCCTCACCCCTGCCCCCGGCCTTATGGCCCTGGCAGGCAAGGCGCCGATCCGCAGCCGGGCCATGATCCGGCACCGGCCCGGCGATTTCGTTCTCGACAAGGCCGATATCGCCACCATGCGGGGAGACATCGCAGCGTCGCGCCAGGCGGGGCTGGAGGGCGTGGTGCTGGGCGCAAGCCTTGCCGATGGACGGCTCGACCTCGAAGCCCTCAAAAACCTTGTCGGCGCCGCGGGCGACATGGGCAAGACGCTGCACCGCGCCATCGACCTCGTGCCGGACATGGCCGAGGCGGTCGAACAGGCCATTGCGCTGGGCTTTGACACCATCCTCACCTCCGGTCGGGCCCCCAGCGCCCTCGAAGGCCTCGATGACATTGCTCTCGCCCATAAAATCGCGGCGGGCCGGATCACCATCATGCCCGGCTCGGGCGTCGACCACACCAACGCCACGCACATCCTGGCGCGGGCCCCCCTCGAGGCGCTGCATGCGTCCTGCTCCGAGCCGGCGCGTGCGGCCAGTGTACCGGCTGCGCGACTGGGCTTTTCCAGCCCGCAGCGGCGCAGCACCAGCCCGGCCAAAGTCTCCGCGCTCAAGGCCATTAGCGCAGCAGCCAAGTAA